AGTCGCTGAACCCGTCGGGCCGGCACCACGACCTGCTCATGGCCAATGTGTTCGCCCAGGCGGAAGCGCTGGCGTTCGGAAAGACGGCGGCCGAGGTGAAAGCCGACGGCAATCCCGACTGGCTGGTCCCCCACCGCACCTTCCCCGGCAACCGCCCGTCCAACACCCTGCTCCTCGACCACCTGACGCCCGCGGCCCTCGGCAGCCTGATTGCCCTCTACGAACACAGCGTCTTCACCCAGGGAACGATCTGGGGCGTCAACTCGTTCGACCAGTGGGGCGTCGAACTTGGCAAGGTTCTGGCCCAGCGCATCGTCCCCGAACTCGAAGCTGCGGGCGACCCGCCCCTGGCGCACGACGCGTCGACCAACGCGCTGATCCGCCGGTATCGGAAGATGAAGGGGTAGGGCGTTGCCTGCGATACTGGGAGGGAGGTGTCAGGCCGGTGTCCCGGGCTCCCGCCCGGGTCTACGTTAGGCCGCCCCGGAGGGGCGGAAGACGTGGTGATATGAGTCATACCTGATGGAGATGGTTTCCGCCCCTCCGGGGCGGCCTAACGTAGACCCGGGCGGGAGCCCGGGGACACCTCCCTCCCACGCCGGGAATACCTGCCCATACCTTCCACCCAACCCCGTTTCTCCGCGATCCAGTTCCAACTCCACCCGCCCCCTCATACCTCCCGAGGGCATTTCGATGAAGCGTCTTTCCCATGTGATCTGTTGGATCGGCCTATCCCTCACCGCACTGACCCCTCCCGCCTCCGCCCAGCCTCCCGCCCCCGACATCTGGGCCGCCGCCGTACTCCCGCAGCCGTTCGACAAGACACCTTTCCGCCCCATCAAAGTACCGGCCTGGGTGCAGGACACGGTCGGCTGCGGCTACTGCCTCTCGGTGATGGACGGCAAGGCCCGGGCGGCCGCGGCGGCACACGGCGTCGGGCTCAGCGAGATGGGCTTCGTCGACCCGTTTTACGCCTATTACGACAGCAAGCTCCTCAAGAAACGAAGCCCACACGTTCCGCCGGACCGGCTGTTGAAGGATGTCGCCGAGTACAAGAAGCTGGGCGTCCGCATCCTGGGTGTTTACCCGCCCTGTCTTCAGGGCGAAGTGTACGAGACGCACAAGGACTGGCGGCGGATCGCGACCAACACCACCGTCATTCCCCAGATCGACATGAAGCAGTACCCGCACGGCGGGATGCTCTGCCTGCTCGGGCCTTACGGGGACTTCTTCATCGACGTGTTGGCCGAGATCCTGACGACTTTTCCGGACGTGGATGCTTTCAGCTTCGACGGCCTCCATTACGGCGGCGTCTGCTACTGCGAACACTGCCGCAAGAACTACAAGGCCGAAACCGGCGGCGAGATCCCGGCCCTCGACATGAATGACCCGGCCTTCCGCCGGTACCAGCATTGGGCCGACCGGCGGATGGAAGATCTGGTTCGCCGGATGCAAACGCGGCTCAAGGGGATCAAACCCGAGGTCGCCCTGGTGACGTGGACGACGAACGCCGGTCGGTTCGGGCACTTCCTGGACATTCCGCGAAACATGCCCGCGCGGATGAACCTCCTGCTCGACGCCCCCGACCAGGAATTCTGGCTGGACGAGACCAACCGCGGCACCACCGTCGTGCCGGCCTTCGCCAACGCCTACATCTGGGCGACCACCAACCACCGCGTTGCGTTCAGCGAGCCGTACATCCTCAGCCACGGCAACCCTTACGGGAAGGACAGCTTCCCCCCGCACGAAATCGAGCGGCGGATGATGCTGGCCCTGACCTACGGTGCATCCCCAAGCATCGCCGTCGCCCAGCCAACGCACCTCCAGGCAGACTTGTACAAGTGCATGGACGCCGTGACCGCGCGCAAGCCGTGGTTGACGCACAAGACGCCGGAGCCGTGGGCGGTCATCGTGATGAGCGACAACACCCGGAACTTTTACGGCCGCTCGTCCGGCAAGGTCGAGGAACGCTACCTGTCGGCCGTGTTCGGCACCTTCCGGGCGGCCGTCGAGGAACATCTCCCCGTCAACGTAATCGCCGACTGGAACCTGACGGACGCCGACCTCGCGAAGTACAAGGTGCTGATCCTTCCCAACACCGCCTGCTTGGACGACACCCAAGCCGCCGCGGTCGCGCGGTTCGTGCGCAACGGCGGCGGTCTCGTCGCCAGTCTGGATACGAGCCTATTCGACGAGTTCGGTACGCCCAGGAAGGGATTTGCTCTCGGAGAGGTATTCGGCATCGAGTACCGCGGCCCGGCCGTCTCGTCCCAGGGAGCCAAGGAAGATCTCGACGTCAACTTCGCGAAATCGATCGGCCCGGACTACTGGGAGAAGCGGAAAAGTGTGTTCGATTTCCGTCAGGACGCCGGATCGTTCTTGAACCAGGGGAAGATGAAGACTTACGTGGGGGACCAGCCCGTCACGTTCAAGGGACCGGCCTTACGGGTTGCCGCGGGCACCGGGACCAAGACCGTGGGAACAATGCGGGCGAAAAGCACGGCCGGAGCGGCCGAATACCCGGCCGTCGTCACCAACACTTACGGCAAAGGGCGCGTCGTCTACCTGGCGTCCGGGCTCGACGCCGGGTACTACTCGTACTCCTACCCATATCAACGCCTGGTCCTCAAGCACGCGATCGGCTGGGCCGCGGGAGACGCCACGCCGCCGATGACGGTCGAGGCCCCGATGTGTGTTCACGCGACACTGATGCGGCAGGTCAAAGACGGCGAACGGCTCGTCGCGCATCTGTTCAGCGACCTCAACACGACCGCCCACCACGCGCTGCCCCAGGACGACGTACCGTTGCGCGAGGAAGCCGTGCCGATCCACGACATCGCGATCACCTTCGCCCCGCAGTACCGCTTCAAATCCGTCCACCTCGAACCGGGCGGCAAGGCGCTGGAAATGCAAAAGACTGCCACCGGAACCCGCGTCGTCGTGCCCCGGCTCGACGTTCATGCGATGGTGGTGGGCGAACTCGAAGCTGCCCGGTAAAGAATCCCCGCGCTGTCATCCGTCATGCGAGCGGACGACAGCGCGACTCACCCGACCGAGACTCTTACTTTCCACCCTTCGCACCGTGTTCCAGCCACGCCCACCGGAACAGGTTACGGGCGTCGGTATACCGCCCGTCCACCGAGGTCGACCCGAGTACGACCAGGATCAGGCGGTCGTCGCCTCGCTTGGCACTGGCGACGAGGCAATTCCCGGCCGGCGTAGTCGTCCCCGTCTTGACGCCTTCGTACCCTTCGATGTCGAGCAACTTGTTGGTATTCGTCCAGGTCACTTTCCGCTTTCCGCCGTCCGGTTCGGTCACTTCGCACTCGTGCCGGCGCGTAGAAACGTATTTCCGGAATCGCTCGTCCTTCATCGCTTCCAAAGTGAGTGCGGCGAGGTCGCATGCGCTCGACACGTTCCCGCTGCTCAGCCCGTTGGGGTCCTTGTAAGCCATTTCCTTGAGGCCGAGCGACTTGGCCCGCCGATTCAGTTCCGCCACGAACTGCTGTAGGCTGTCTCCTTCTCCGTCCGAAGATCCCTTGAACCGCGGCCCGAAATGCTCGCCCAGCGCGACGGCCGCGTCGTTGCCGGACGGCAGCAACAGCCCGTACAGCAATTCCTTCACGGGCACCTTCTCGCCGACGAGGAGCTTGGCCGAACTGCCGGTCGTCTTGGCCGCGCGTTCGGAGTACGTGACGACCTCGTCCAGCACCTTGGGGTCGGCGGCGGCCAGGCGGAGAACGACCCACGCCGTCATGATCTTGGACGTGCTGGCCATCGGCCGGGCCTCGGCTTCGTTGCCGCCCCGCAGCACCTTGCCAGTCTTCCCGTCCATTACGACCCACGCTTTGGCGGTCACATACGGCGGCCCGTCGAGCGGGTCGGCGGCGGTTTTTGTCGGGGGTTTCTCGGATTGCGCCGTCACGGTTGTCGGCGTCAGGAATGCCAGAAGTGCCAATGCCGGCAGGAGTCGGCGGACCATTTCGTCTCCGAATCGTTGAGAGTGCGAGAGAGGGAATTTCCGGTAGCTTACCGCGGGACAGTGGGGCGGACAGTTACGTTTCGCCCACATCCACACTTTGACACTGATCGAGGTGCGATGCAAAATCGAGTGACTGTGCCGGTCGAAGGGGCAGCGTTCGTTGTCGTGAGCTGCACGACCGGCAGTTATGGCCCCGAATTCCTACTTCGCGGTAGCCTCACCATTTCTTCATCCCATCGCCGCGATTACAATCTCCCCGTCGCGTCAGTGCCCGCTTCCCCTCTCCTGCCAGCGGACTCTCACCTATGTTCATCTTCGACAAACCGCCGACCCCGTCGTGTCACGCGTCGACGCTTTTGGAAGTCGAGCCGGGTAAGTTGTTGGCCGCGTGGTTCGGCGGTCGCGACGAGGGCGCGAAGGACGTCCAGATCTGGTCCAGCCGGTTTGACGGTGCGGCGTGGTCGACGCCGGAGGTGATCGGGACCGAGCCGGGTTTCCCGTGCTGGAATCCCGTCCTGTTCCAGACCGCCAAGGGCACGCTCTGGCTCTGGTATAAAGCCGGTCCGTCGCCGATGACCTGGACGGGCTATTCGCGCAAATCCCCCGACGGCGGCAAGACGTGGTCCAAGCCCGAGATGCTGCCGGCCGGGTGTTACGGCCCGGTCCGCGCGAAGCCGATCCGCCTCGCCGACGGCACGATTCTGGCCGGCACTTCCGTGGAGAGCCACCGCTGCTGGACGCCCTACGTCGACCGCTCCACCGACGACGGCGAGACTTGGCTGCGGTCGAACGCGTTCTCCACCAAGGATGGGCACAACCAGATCCAGCCGACGCTGTTCGAGGGGAAAGACGGCACGATCGTCGTACTAATGCGGTCGAAGAGCCCGCGCAAGATTTGCCGTTCGGAGTCACGCGACGGCGGCAAGACGTTCACACCCGCGGAGCCGACCGAACTGGCCAACCCGAGCGCGGGCATCGATTGCGTCAAGACGCGGGCCGACGACGTGTTCCTGATCTACAACCCGACGCCGATGCTCCGCACGCCGATCAGCCTCGCCCGCTCGACCGACGACGGGAAGACGTGGGCCAAAGTCGTCGACTTGGAGACTGAACTCGGTGAATTCTCGTACCCGGCAATGATCGAGAGCGCCAAGGGCACACTCGAAATCGCGTACACCTGGCACCGCAAGCACATCAAACACGTCAGCGTCGATCCGACGAAGTACAGAGGTTAGCACTGATTATCCAAGATTCGCTAGCGACGTAAAAGTTGCCGAATCATGCACACGCCCAACAAAAACAGAGAGAAATATATCAACAGAACCACGGAAACCAGTAGAATTGCGATGCCAGTGAGTATTCGATCGATATCTTCGGATAGCCCTCCTGAAGTGTTTCCAAAATCTGCCGATGATCTACCGATCGATATCGAGCCGAAGTTAAAATGGAAAGTCATGCATATATAGACGAGATAAATTGCAAAAAAGATCGGGCCGAATACTTTCCAGGCTGCATCCGCGCACGGGCCGCCGACCGGACCGAATTGAGAAGTATCGATGGGTATGTGGACATAGTGTTTCAGTATATCGATAGGATCGTCCACAAAAGACCTCCAAAAACCTGTCTGTTTTGGTTGCTATCGACGACTCGTTCGCGGTCTGGGTGACGTAATCCGATCTGAGCGTGCGTCGGGCCGTCAACCCGGTGACTCCGGATCCTTGCCCGGGTCTACGTTCGGGCGATCCCCCGGCGAAGTACGGGGGTAGCGCCTGCGGCCTGTCGACCTCACGAACTTGCCCGACCTCGATTTCGCCTCGGACGTTGATCGCTCGCGAGAGCCGCGATCATGAGTGCCGCGATTGCGCCCATCAAAATCACGGCAATGATCGTCGTCACGACGACCAACACGATTCGAAGGACCATAGCCAACAAGTCAGCCAAACCTTGAGCGGCCCCGGCGAACAAGGCGGTCATTCCCGCGGCGATTTGGGGGCCCTGAGTGCCACTGACAATGACGAGCCAAACGGTGTAAACAACCGGACCGAGAATGTGCCAGAACGCGACCGCGAACGGCCCGGCGACCGGACCGAGTTGGGTAAAGTCAATGGGCGGAAGAGCGGGATCGTTCACGAAGATCTCTCCCGTGGGCCGGAAATCTCGGTATTGGACCGCGGCACACAAGAGAAGAGCCACGAGCCCCGCGAATATTCCCGCCGATCAGCAACGACGGGGCACGCGACAGGCCGCGTGGCCGAGGATGATGTCGCCGTTGACGGTGGCGGTCGTCGTTGCTTCCCAGCCACGGGCGAGCCGGGCGTCGAGCAGTTCGTCCGGCGTCGGCCGGTGGTCCCAGACGGCGACCGCCGTCACCACGCCGAATCAGGTGCAGTCGTAAACGAGCCAGCATCCGGCGGGATACGGAAATAGGAAGTCGTGGCTGTATTCGTCCTGCGCGACGGCGTCCGCCGGGACGATTTGCGGGGTCATGCCAAGCAGCCAGTCGAAGGCATGCTTCATTGAGGTGTGCGTGCCGACGATCGCGGCCAGCGGGGCGAACAACGCTTCGGATAACGCGGCGCGGTTTTCGATCGGGAAGGGGGCCACGTCGCGTTTCCTCGAATAGCAGACTGTCGAAGACCGCCCCCACTCTCCACAACAGAGAGTGGGGCAGTCTTTCACGTCAGACCTTTCGGCACCCCGGCCCTTCGAGCGGCGGGAGTTTGTCGGTCATGTGCGCGGTGCCGAGTTGAATCAACTCGGCGACTCGCGCCCGGTTGATTTCGATGTAATCCTGCCACTGCGGCGGAATGTCCCGATCTAGGAACAGCGCCTCGACCGGACACTCCGGGGCGCACGCGCCGCAGTCGATGCACGGGTCGGGATTGATGTAGAGTTGCTTTTCGTCCTGGTAGAAACACTCGCAAGGACAGACCACCACGCAGTCGGTGTACTTGCAGTCCGAACACGGTTCGGTGACGACGAACGCCATGCCATTCCCCTTTCTACCGCCGCCCGTTTCGCGCGAAGCGATCGGGGCAGTGGTTCATGAATTGGGGGGCGTTGGGCCGGTCTGGTGGCCTCGACCCGCGCGAATCGCGGGGTCTCGTGCCCGATTCGGGTGACCGCCCCGGCGAACCTCGCCGTTGACCGGTCCCACAAACAGCCGTCGCGTGCGGCGTGTGGTACGCGACGTACCACCGTTGTTTCTCGCCAGTCCGCGCGGCGCCAAGCATCTCGTGCTCGCCCCCCTTGGATAATGACGATATCGTCCGGGCGGAGCGGGTTCAACAAACGAATTCCTCGGCGAGCGGTTTGTCTCCAGCTGAAATAGCCCGAACTGGCTCCCGGAAGCCGATATCCGCTCGCTTTTCACCCACCTTCCGCAAGATAATCGGCAGACCTCTCGGAATTCACTCAGTGGAGACGTTCCTGATGTTCCGCGCCGTGTGGGCGACCGGGCTCGCTATAGCACTTCTCGCATCCATAACCGACCTGCGTGCCCAGGCACCGGCCGCCAAACGGCCGATCACGCACGCGGATTACGAAATCTGGAACACGATGACCGGCGTCAAGCTGTCGCCCGACGGCCGGTATCTGGCGTACCGCCTCGCTCCGCCCGAAGGGGACGCGGACATCGTAATCCGGACTTTGACCACGGGGGCCGAGATCCGCATCCCGACCGGCGGTCGACCGGCCACGCCGCCCGCGACTCCCGCCGATCCTTCGGCACCACCCCCGGAACCGGCCCCCGCGCCGGAAGCGACAGCCGGCACCGGTCCGGCCGGCGGACCACAGTTTTCGCCGGACTCGAAGTTGCTCCTCGTCCCGCTCACGCCGACCAAGGCGGAGTTGGACAAGGCAAAAGCCGACAAGGTGAAAACGGACGAGATGCCGAAGGCGGCGCTGGCCATCATTGAGTTGGAGACTGGCAAGATCGTGACGCGGGTCGAACACGTGCGGGCGTTCAGCGTATACGGGCCGGGCACCGGCTTGTTGGTCTATCAGAAGGAACCGAAGCCGGAAGACATGCCGAAGACCGACACGCGCCCGAAAGAAGTCGCCCCGGCTCCCGCACAACCCCGCGGTCCGGGAACCCGCCAGCGACCACCAGGAGCCGGCGGTCCGACCGGCGGTGCCACACCTGCCCCACGCCTCACGTTCGGCACCGATCTCGTCGTGCGCAACCTGGCGACCGGGTCAGAAACGCTCTTCGCCGACGTAGCCGAGTATTCGATCACCAAGGATGTCAAACAGATCGTCTTCACGGTCCAATCGAAATCGGCCGGTCGGAACGGTGTTTACGTGGCCCCGCTGACCGGGGCCGCGGTGCCGACCGCGCTAACCAGCAGTCTGGGCCGATTTTCCCGGCTCACCTGGAACGAAGGGCAGAGCAAGCTCGCGTTCTTCGTGGGCGATCCACCGCCGGCCCCGCCGCCCAGTGCGGCCGTGACTGGGGCCGTCGCAGTACCCGCGCCCGGGCCGACGAAGGTGCGGGTATTCGTCTGGGACCGAACCGCTACGCCACCAGTCGTCAACCCAATGGCGGTGGTCGCGTCGGCAGTGGTTCATGTCGCGGGGGCTGCCCCGGCCGAAGAAATTCTCGGCGCGAGCGTACCCGGGCTGAAATCGGGCTGGGCCATCGTCGACCGCAGCGGGTTACGCTTTTCGACCGACGGACTGAAGCTGGAAGTCGCCACCGCTCCGGTCTTGTCGCGCGAGTCGGTGGCCGCCCCCGAAACACCGCCTTCTGCTCCGGCTGAGCCGCCCGCGGCCACTCCCGGCACCCCTCGCGGGCCAGCCCGTGCGGACGCGGACAAAGTCGAACTCGATATCTGGCACTGGAAGGATGACTACGTCCAGCCGATGCAGAAAATCCGCTCCGCGGCCGACCGCATGCGGACCTACCGCGCTGTGTATTTCCTCGACACCAAACAGTTCCGCCACCTGTCCGACGCGGACACGGACGTGTTCGTGCCCAGTCACGGTGACTGGGGTCTCGCGTCGAACGACAAGCGGTTCCGCGGTCAGCAGTGGCTCTCGCCGACCCCGCGCGACTATTCGCTGGTCAACGTTCGCACGGGCGAAGCCAAACCGATCCTGGCGGGCCAGGACTCCGCCGTCTTCCGGTCCCCGGACGGCAAATCGCTGGTCGCGTTCGATGGCCATGACTGGCACGGACTCTCGGTCCCAGTCGGGCAGAAGGCCAACCTGACGGCCAAGCTCCCGACGACCTTCTTCAACGAGGAGTTCGACAGCCCATCCACCCCGCCACCTTACGGCATGGCCGGCTGGACGAACGACGGGAAATACGCCCTGCTCGAAGACCGGTTCGACATCTGGAAGGTCGCCATCGATGGGAGTGAAGCCGTGAACCTGACGGGTACTGGGACCGGCAAAAATCGCAAGATCCGATACCGGCACGTCCGGCTCGCCGAGCCCGAAGAGGGCGAGGACCGCGGCGTCGACCTGACGAAGCCCATGCTGCTGGCGGTCGAAAATCTCGTCACGCACGACACCGGCTTCTACCGCATGGAACCGGGGTCCAGGCCCAAGCTGCTCGTGATGGGAGCCCGGCGGTACGGCACGCCGACCAAGGCCAAGTCCGCCGACACCATGATCTTCACCGTCTCCACCTTCTACGACCACCCGGACTACTACGTCGCCGACAAGGACTTTCACGAGATCCGCCGGGTGACCAACGCGAACCCGAAGGTGCGCGAATTCAACTGGGGCAAGGCGGAACTGATCCACTACCACTCGGCCGACGGTGCCCCGCTGAGCGGCATCCTGATCAAGCCGGAAGACTTCGACCCGATGAAGAAATACCCGATGATGGTGTACATCTACGAGCGGCTGTCGGGCGGCCTACATAACTTCACTCTCCCGAAAGCCGGCACGTCGATCAACCCGACGTACTACGCCAGTAACGGCTATCTGGTGTTCATGCCCGATATCAAATACACCGTCGGCGCGCCCGGCCAAAGTGCCCTGAAGTGCGTCCTCCCGGCAATTCAGGCGGTCGCCGATAAGGGCTACGTGAACGAGGCGGCCATCGGCATCCAAGGCCACTCTTGGGGCGGGTATCAGATCGCATACCTGGTGACACAGACGGGCCGCTTCAAGGCGGCGGCCGCCGGGGCCCCGGTGTCGGACATGGTTAGTGCCTACGGCGGCATCCGCTGGGGGACGGGCCTACCGCGGCAGTTTCAGTACGAGCGAACGCAGAGCCGGATCGGCAAGACGCTCTGGGAGACCCCGATGAAGTACATCGAAAACTCACCCATCTTCATGGCCGACCGGGTCCAGACGCCGCTGATGATGCTCCACAACGACCAGGACGACGCGGTCCCCTGGTATCAGGGCATCGAGTACTATCTGGCCCTCCGCCGACTCGGCAAGGAAGTCTACCTGTTGAACTACAACGGCGAACTGCACGGCTTGCGAAAGAAAGCCAACCAGCGGGATTACACCCTGCGAATGCAGCAGTTCTTCGACCATCACCTCAAGGGCGCGCCCGCGCCCGAGTGGATGGCGAAGGGGGTGCCTTACAACGAGCGGGACAAGGAGAAAGAACAGTGGAAGAAGCTGTTCGGCCTGGAGAAGAAAGCACAGTGATGCGAACGCTTCCGGCGCTCGGCGCGGGTCTCCGATCCCGCGCCGAGCGCCTGAGATTGCTACACCCTCACACCGTACTGCTTCAATGTCTCCTGATTCAACTCAATACCCAGGCCTGGTTTGTCCGGAAGCGTGAGCATGCCGTCGGCGTCCGGCCGGAACGGGTTCACGATCAGGTCGTCAACGTAAGGGGATGGGGTGATGAACTCGACGTAGCTCGCGACCGGTAAGGCGGCCGTCAGGTGTAGGTCGGCGGCGAGGCCGACGGCCGTGTTCCAGCCGTGTGGGACGAGTTGGATGTTATGCTCGTAAGCCATCCAGCCGATCCGCCAGGCCTCCGTCAGTCCGCCGCACTTGGTGCAGTCCGGTTGCAGGATATCGGCCGCGTGGGCCTGGATGTACGGCCAGAAGCTCTGCCGCCGGGTCAGGACTTCGCCAGTAGTGATGGGGATCGGCGAATGCAGTCGGAGTTCGACGAAACCGGCGAGGTCGTCGGGCGGCAGCGCCTCCTCGAACCAGGTCACGTCATACCCCGCTAACATCTGGGCCGTCCGCAGTGCCCACTTGTACCCGTGCGGCCAGTAGGCGTCGCTTCCGCCGGCGTCGACCATTAACTCGACGTTCGGGCCGACGACGTCGCGGGCCGTGCGAACGAGGAGTTCGTCCGTCTTGGCGTCCCGCCGCCCGAACGGCTTCCACCCGAGCTTGATCGCCCGAAACCCCCGCGCGACCGCCTGCTTCAGCTTCTCGCCCAACGGCTCCGGTTCGTCGAATAGCAACGACCCGTAGGGCTTGATCCGGTTCCGGTAAACGCCCCCAAGGAGGCGGGCGACGGGTTGGTTGCAGATCTTGCCAAAGAGATCCCACAGGGCGATGTCGATGCCGCTGATGGCGTGTTCGACGGACCCGCCGCGGCCCTGCCAAAAGGTATGCTGGCGAAGTTTCTCGGACACACGGGCCGGTTCGTCGGCCCGCTCGCCGATCAGGAACGGGCGGAGGAGCTTGCCCGCGGCCGCGACCAGGGCCACACTCGTCATCGCGCTGCCGACCCCGACGCGGCCGTCGTCGGTGATGACTTCGACGATGGTGTGGAGGTTATCTTCGGGGGTGAGTTCGGCGGTCCACCCGCCCTCGACGGTGCCCCCGGCCAGGCCGGTCAACCGAAGGTCGGCGATCTTCATCAGCGGTCTCGCGTGGAGTTGCGGTGCGGAGTCTCCGTGAGAAGATACCAAGAACGGGGGGTTAGTGGCCGCTCCCGTTCAACGCAACGCCGTTCGTCGCCGCGGCCACGAAACCGAGAGGGCGGTCGCCGCGCCGGGACGCAAGACCCGATCGATTCTCCCGGAACTGCTCCTTGGCCCACGCCCAGTCCCATTCGTTCACGTCAACGAACCGGAGGACGAGCAGATTCTTCAGTTCTTCGATCTCCGCGAAGCTCATGTCGGCGGTGTCCCTCACCACCGCATCGAGGTCGAGGGCCGAACGAATGTCCTGGTGCCAGCGGTTCGAGAGCGTGCGCCGTAATTCCGCGCTTGGCTTTGGGAACTGGAGGGTGAGGTCGATTCGCCCCGGCCGGCGGAACGCCGCGTCGATCCGGTCGATCGGACAGTTGGTGGTGAACACGTACACGACGCCCTCATTTACCTCGATGCCGTCGAGCGAGGAAAGAAACACGGCTTGGTCGTCGGTATCGGCTTTCGCGTCGCGGTCCCGAAGGGCCACGTCCATGTCGTCGAAAAAGATGACGCCCCGGGTCGTGACCTGGAACAGTGCTTTGACCGCCGCGGCCGGGTTGCAATCCCGCCGGGCCGCCTGGTAATCGTCCGGGCCGACGATCCTGACCTCCCACCCGCGTTGCTCGGCTTCCCGGCGGATCCACCGGCACGCGGACGTCTTCCCGTTGCCGGGCGGCCCGGTGAGCAACAACCCGCGCTTGGCTCGGCCGCCGAGCGCGCGAATTCGTTTAAGGTTTCTCGGGTCGAGAAACCCGATCGTATTTCGCCAAACGGTTTCGCGTTGCCCGTCC
This portion of the Fimbriiglobus ruber genome encodes:
- a CDS encoding beta-galactosidase trimerization domain-containing protein, whose protein sequence is MKRLSHVICWIGLSLTALTPPASAQPPAPDIWAAAVLPQPFDKTPFRPIKVPAWVQDTVGCGYCLSVMDGKARAAAAAHGVGLSEMGFVDPFYAYYDSKLLKKRSPHVPPDRLLKDVAEYKKLGVRILGVYPPCLQGEVYETHKDWRRIATNTTVIPQIDMKQYPHGGMLCLLGPYGDFFIDVLAEILTTFPDVDAFSFDGLHYGGVCYCEHCRKNYKAETGGEIPALDMNDPAFRRYQHWADRRMEDLVRRMQTRLKGIKPEVALVTWTTNAGRFGHFLDIPRNMPARMNLLLDAPDQEFWLDETNRGTTVVPAFANAYIWATTNHRVAFSEPYILSHGNPYGKDSFPPHEIERRMMLALTYGASPSIAVAQPTHLQADLYKCMDAVTARKPWLTHKTPEPWAVIVMSDNTRNFYGRSSGKVEERYLSAVFGTFRAAVEEHLPVNVIADWNLTDADLAKYKVLILPNTACLDDTQAAAVARFVRNGGGLVASLDTSLFDEFGTPRKGFALGEVFGIEYRGPAVSSQGAKEDLDVNFAKSIGPDYWEKRKSVFDFRQDAGSFLNQGKMKTYVGDQPVTFKGPALRVAAGTGTKTVGTMRAKSTAGAAEYPAVVTNTYGKGRVVYLASGLDAGYYSYSYPYQRLVLKHAIGWAAGDATPPMTVEAPMCVHATLMRQVKDGERLVAHLFSDLNTTAHHALPQDDVPLREEAVPIHDIAITFAPQYRFKSVHLEPGGKALEMQKTATGTRVVVPRLDVHAMVVGELEAAR
- a CDS encoding D-alanyl-D-alanine carboxypeptidase family protein, giving the protein MVRRLLPALALLAFLTPTTVTAQSEKPPTKTAADPLDGPPYVTAKAWVVMDGKTGKVLRGGNEAEARPMASTSKIMTAWVVLRLAAADPKVLDEVVTYSERAAKTTGSSAKLLVGEKVPVKELLYGLLLPSGNDAAVALGEHFGPRFKGSSDGEGDSLQQFVAELNRRAKSLGLKEMAYKDPNGLSSGNVSSACDLAALTLEAMKDERFRKYVSTRRHECEVTEPDGGKRKVTWTNTNKLLDIEGYEGVKTGTTTPAGNCLVASAKRGDDRLILVVLGSTSVDGRYTDARNLFRWAWLEHGAKGGK
- a CDS encoding sialidase family protein, with product MFIFDKPPTPSCHASTLLEVEPGKLLAAWFGGRDEGAKDVQIWSSRFDGAAWSTPEVIGTEPGFPCWNPVLFQTAKGTLWLWYKAGPSPMTWTGYSRKSPDGGKTWSKPEMLPAGCYGPVRAKPIRLADGTILAGTSVESHRCWTPYVDRSTDDGETWLRSNAFSTKDGHNQIQPTLFEGKDGTIVVLMRSKSPRKICRSESRDGGKTFTPAEPTELANPSAGIDCVKTRADDVFLIYNPTPMLRTPISLARSTDDGKTWAKVVDLETELGEFSYPAMIESAKGTLEIAYTWHRKHIKHVSVDPTKYRG
- a CDS encoding indolepyruvate ferredoxin oxidoreductase subunit alpha, with product MAFVVTEPCSDCKYTDCVVVCPCECFYQDEKQLYINPDPCIDCGACAPECPVEALFLDRDIPPQWQDYIEINRARVAELIQLGTAHMTDKLPPLEGPGCRKV
- a CDS encoding alpha/beta hydrolase family protein, which produces MFRAVWATGLAIALLASITDLRAQAPAAKRPITHADYEIWNTMTGVKLSPDGRYLAYRLAPPEGDADIVIRTLTTGAEIRIPTGGRPATPPATPADPSAPPPEPAPAPEATAGTGPAGGPQFSPDSKLLLVPLTPTKAELDKAKADKVKTDEMPKAALAIIELETGKIVTRVEHVRAFSVYGPGTGLLVYQKEPKPEDMPKTDTRPKEVAPAPAQPRGPGTRQRPPGAGGPTGGATPAPRLTFGTDLVVRNLATGSETLFADVAEYSITKDVKQIVFTVQSKSAGRNGVYVAPLTGAAVPTALTSSLGRFSRLTWNEGQSKLAFFVGDPPPAPPPSAAVTGAVAVPAPGPTKVRVFVWDRTATPPVVNPMAVVASAVVHVAGAAPAEEILGASVPGLKSGWAIVDRSGLRFSTDGLKLEVATAPVLSRESVAAPETPPSAPAEPPAATPGTPRGPARADADKVELDIWHWKDDYVQPMQKIRSAADRMRTYRAVYFLDTKQFRHLSDADTDVFVPSHGDWGLASNDKRFRGQQWLSPTPRDYSLVNVRTGEAKPILAGQDSAVFRSPDGKSLVAFDGHDWHGLSVPVGQKANLTAKLPTTFFNEEFDSPSTPPPYGMAGWTNDGKYALLEDRFDIWKVAIDGSEAVNLTGTGTGKNRKIRYRHVRLAEPEEGEDRGVDLTKPMLLAVENLVTHDTGFYRMEPGSRPKLLVMGARRYGTPTKAKSADTMIFTVSTFYDHPDYYVADKDFHEIRRVTNANPKVREFNWGKAELIHYHSADGAPLSGILIKPEDFDPMKKYPMMVYIYERLSGGLHNFTLPKAGTSINPTYYASNGYLVFMPDIKYTVGAPGQSALKCVLPAIQAVADKGYVNEAAIGIQGHSWGGYQIAYLVTQTGRFKAAAAGAPVSDMVSAYGGIRWGTGLPRQFQYERTQSRIGKTLWETPMKYIENSPIFMADRVQTPLMMLHNDQDDAVPWYQGIEYYLALRRLGKEVYLLNYNGELHGLRKKANQRDYTLRMQQFFDHHLKGAPAPEWMAKGVPYNERDKEKEQWKKLFGLEKKAQ
- a CDS encoding mandelate racemase/muconate lactonizing enzyme family protein, producing the protein MKIADLRLTGLAGGTVEGGWTAELTPEDNLHTIVEVITDDGRVGVGSAMTSVALVAAAGKLLRPFLIGERADEPARVSEKLRQHTFWQGRGGSVEHAISGIDIALWDLFGKICNQPVARLLGGVYRNRIKPYGSLLFDEPEPLGEKLKQAVARGFRAIKLGWKPFGRRDAKTDELLVRTARDVVGPNVELMVDAGGSDAYWPHGYKWALRTAQMLAGYDVTWFEEALPPDDLAGFVELRLHSPIPITTGEVLTRRQSFWPYIQAHAADILQPDCTKCGGLTEAWRIGWMAYEHNIQLVPHGWNTAVGLAADLHLTAALPVASYVEFITPSPYVDDLIVNPFRPDADGMLTLPDKPGLGIELNQETLKQYGVRV